From Xenopus tropicalis strain Nigerian chromosome 3, UCB_Xtro_10.0, whole genome shotgun sequence, the proteins below share one genomic window:
- the fbxw9 gene encoding F-box/WD repeat-containing protein 9 has product MASGCQPESDNDSDEESLEDPDRRAEDYVCRVLSQEALQGRPEHSPPETLSLEAPSGLQRGGLDLKKSPAASESGEMSPLLLLPLELILHILTHLDPRFILTVLPRVCRTLRLIVAEETTWRIRVQKRVRASFPVVEQDNFDWPSACMELEEQLSRWSDSGPKAEHFSLPDGHFASVDTVLLLEGGSLCVSGSRDRNVCLWDLTKLGQNQEKVKVKALGTQKTGTHKGWAWSLASCGNLLSSGSWDSTIKIWDIGAEGQQVGEIRGRAAILSLAFQPDILVAGSYDKRVSVYDPRASKPLIKSRKIHSSPVLCLVADEHHIMSGGEDRTLVVFDRRANAVSQRLQLDNYLFCMSYKAPELWAGDNQGLVHVYRSQGGTIQHLRRFDVGHSSQVTGIWHSAGALYTTSTDKTIKAHVPTDPPQTLYSQPHSNVVNAVSAVGRTVAAACGGQTVEIWRFQE; this is encoded by the exons ATGGCGTCCGGCTGCCAGCCAGAGTCCGATAATGATTCTGATGAGGAGTCGCTGGAAGATCCAGACAGACGGGCAGAAGATTATGTCTGCAGGGTCCTGAGCCAGGAGGCTTTACAAGGCCGGCCCGAGCACAGCCCCCCAGAGACCCTTTCCCTCGAGGCTCCCAGTGGGCTCCAGAGAGGGGGCCTGGATCTGAAGAAGTCTCCGGCAGCGAGCGAGAGCGGGGAGATGTCACctcttcttctgctccccctcgAGCTGATCCTGCACATTCTCACTCATCTGGACCCCCGATTCATTCTGACCGTGCTGCCTCGGGTGTGTCGGACCCTCAGGCTTATTGTGGCAGAGGAGACGACGTGGAGGATCCGCGTCCAGAAACGGGTCAGAGCCAGCTTTCCAGTGGTGGAAC AGGACAATTTTGATTGGCCATCCGCTTGTATGGAACTTGAGGAGCAGCTCTCTCGTTGGTCGGACAGCGGGCCGAAGGCCGAGCATTTCTCACTGCCTGATGGACACTTTGCCTCTGTAGATACCGTGCTGCTGCTAGAG GGGGGCTCTTTGTGTGTGTCTGGATCACGAGACAGGAATGTGTGCCTCTGGGACCTGACTAAACTGGGACAGAACCAGGAAAAAGTGAAAGTGAAAGCACTGGGGACACAGAAAACAGGAACACACAAG GGCTGGGCCTGGTCTCTGGCATCCTGTGGGAATCTTCTGAGCTCCGGATCCTGGGACAGCACCATAAAGATCTGGGATATTGGGGCGGAGGGACAGCAGGTGGGAGAAATCAG GGGCCGGGCAGCCATCTTGTCTTTGGCATTCCAGCCAGATATTTTGGTGGCTGGCTCCTATGACAAGCGAGTCAGTGTCTATGACCCAAGAG CTTCCAAACCCTTGATAAAGTCACGCAAGATCCACAGCAGCCCTGTTTTGTGCCTTGTTGCTGATGAGCATCACATCATGTCCGGCGGTGAAGACCGAACGTTGGTGGTGTTTGACCGCAGAGCGAATGCAGTGTCGCAGAGGCTACAG TTGGATAATTACCTGTTCTGTATGTCGTACAAAGCGCCCGAGCTGTGGGCAGGAGACAACCAGGGCCTGGTCCATGTGTACAGGAGCCAAGGAGGGACAATTCAGCACCTAAGG CGGTTTGATGTAGGTCATTCATCACAAGTCACCGGTATCTGGCATTCGGCAGGGGCCCTTTACACAACTTCCACTGATAAAACCATAAAG GCCCACGTTCCTACCGATCCACCTCAAACACTCTATTCACAGCCACACAGTAATGTGGTCAATGCA